TCCACGGGGCAGCTCGGGTGCGACGCGGTGTCGATGCGCCCCAGCGCGATACCGATGCCACCGTTCGGTGCGTTGGTGCCGAACGCGCCGCTGGAGATGAACGGTTGGCCGTTCGCGAAGCCGCTGATGGCGATGTGCTCGCTGCTGGATTGCAGCAACTGCGTCGCCGCCACATCCACTTCGATGTACTGCGAATCCCCCACCGCGCCCGCTGGCTTCGAGGCCGCTCCACCCAGTTGCGACGCGCCACAGAGCCCCGGCGCGCAGGGTGGGGTGAGGGAGAAGCTCGTCTGCGCGGACGCGGACGCGCCCCAGGACATCACCGCCACGACGAGACCCCGAATCAATGACATTCGCATGGACGTTTCTCCGGTGGGCAGGCCCCGGGACGAGGCCATGACTCCGGGATAGCACGTGCCCCAGGCTCAATTCATGAGCGCGTCCGTCACGAAGTCAGACAGCTCACGCCACTTTTGCATCGAGCGGCGGAAGTGCTCCTCCGGCGCGTCCTCGATGCCGAAGGTGTGGAGCAGCACGGGGCCCGCGTAGCCGGCCCGGCGCAAGGGGAGCAGATAGTCGGTCCCCACGTCGAAGTCGCCCTGGTCCAGCGGCTGGATGACCTCGGACCAGGTGGAGGCGTTCGGATCGAACTCGCGCGCGGCGCCGTGGATGCTCACGAGCGCGAGCTGTGGGGCGGCGGCGGTGATGACCTCCTCCAGCCGGTCGCGGTTTCCCGCCCGGAGCTCGTGGCAGAGGTGGAGCGAGGTCTTCAATGGGGGACGGTCGACCGCGGCCATCAGGGCGAGTGACTCCTCGACGGTTTCGATGGCCTCGCCGTCGTGCGGGTACAGCACGACGTTCACGCCCTGCGCGGTGGCCAGGTCCACCACGTCACGAACCGAGGCGACCATGGCGGTCTTCGCGTCCGGCGGCCCGCTCAGGATGAGCCAGAGCGCCGTCCGCGTGGGCGCAAGCGCCGCCAGGATTCGATTCAGCTCCTCGCGGTCCCAGGCCGTGTTGAAGGGCAGGACGAAGAGGACGGCGGGAAGCCGCACCCGCCCCGCCTCCACCGCGGGCTGGTGGGCAAAGCTGTCAAAGGCCTCACGGCCCGGCCAGAACTGCGTCACCCCGGAGTAGCCGAGCGAGTCGAGCAGCTCCACCTGCGCGGCGACCGGCCGCGACTCCAGCGTGAAGTTGAACGCACCGAGCGGAGCCTCGGCGGGCTCCTCGCGTCGTGACCCGGCGCAGCCCACGAAGGCCAGGAGCAGCAGGGGCGTGAGCCAACCCGGGCATCCGCCTCGTTTGGAGTCGCATGTGTTCGACCGCATCGTCCCGGGATTGAACTTCGGAGCAAGGAGACAATCCAGGCCCGAACCCCGTTTTCGTTCGGAAGGAAGTCCGGCCGTTTCTGCTCCCTCATCCCCAATCCCTCTCCAGTCCGCTCGTGGGAGCTGCTAGGATTGATTGGATGATAACCATGCCGATGGAGTGGCTTGAGACTCGGACCGAAGGGGCGTTCACCGCCGAGCTCCTCAAAGTGTATTTCAACACCATCATCAGGCCCCTCATGACGAAGCTCAAGGAAGGCTTGGGCACGGAGGGATGGAAGAACTCCACGAAGGACCTCGTCGACCCGAACAAGCTGCTCGTGGACGAGAAAGCGCTGATCCTCGTCCGCGTCGATGCGGCGCGGGTGATAGCCCTCACGCTCAATCGACTGGAGCAGGAGTTGAGCGATCGCCAGGATCAAGAGCGTTACGAGGTCGCGCTACAAGGCGTCTTGATGTCGAATGAAACCCTCTTCAACATCCTCCAGTTCCTCTCGCTGGCGGATGGGGCGAAGCTCGCGGCCACGAACAAGTGGACCTGGCAACTCTACAAGGAGTTTCCGCTCTCCAACGATTCCAGCCTCAAGAATGCAATCGTCATCCGCGATGTGCATCAGAAGCTGTCGTCCGGTACTTCGGTGGGGCTGCACTCCACCTCCTCCAACAACATGGCCTCCCTCTTCAAGGGGCTCCGCGTCCCGAACAAGGAGGAACAGGTCTCTGACTTCAACCAGCTGGGGTCTGGCTTCTACATCTCGGACGGCTTCTCCAATGAGAACGTTCACGCGGTGGAGACTTTTGGCAAGGAAAGCGTGACGCAGAAGGGCGGCCAGGTGGTCATGCTCCGTGTCTATATCAGTGGGTGGAGCGGCCTCACGTCGACAAAGGTCCCCGAGTCGCAGTGGGTGAAGGAGCAGCGGGACGTGGGCAAGCTGTCCAAGCAGATCAAGACCAACAACGAGAGCTACGATTACCTGAAGGCGGACATCCACAAATTCCCCGGGGCGACGCAGATCAAGCTCAACCCCAGCTTGATTGGCGAAATTGGCAAGTCGATCGAGGTCACCCTGGTGCCAACGCCGAACAGCTTCAACGAAGAGCTGTGGATGGATTGGCTGAAGTACATGTTTCCCGATCGTTTCAAGTGAGTCCGGGCACTTCGCTTCAACATCCACGTCACAGCCGCGAAGGACGGATGGCGCACGCCCGCGTCCGGCCACCGTTCGCCGGAGGGGAAATGTCCCGCATGTGCATCATCGCCGCGGTCGTGTGGCTCGCGGCTTGTAACCCGCAGGTTTCCATCCCAGGGGACGCCGCCCGCGAACAGGTGCTCCAGGGCGAGCTCGAAGTCCGGGTCGTGGACGCGCCGTCGCTCCAAGCGTCACGCGAGGAGCATTTCCTTGTCGCCGGGGGCAAGCATCTGCCGCTGGCCTTCAGCGGACTTCCGGCAGTACGACCGCATCTTCATCGTCCACCCCAGTCCCTCGCAGGGCTGCGCCTACGCGGGGCAGGCCTCCTTGTCATTCGGGCAGGTCGCGACGGCGGATGGCACCGTGACGGCCTCTGTGGCCTGGCTCGTCGCGGACTGGATGACGGACCACGACACCGCCGTGAAGCTGGTGACGCATGAGGCGGGCCACAATCTTTCGCTGAACCACTCGAGCTCGCGCGACTTCGGCGCGGAGCCGCTGGGCATTCCGGACGCCCTGGGGAGCGTCGACGAGTACGGGGATTTCTTCCTCATGGACGGAAGCGGACCTCCCGGGCGTGGCGATTCATTGCCATGTATCGCGGCCGTATCCCGGACTTGCTGTTTGCCTTCGTGCAACCCGGGGGTGGCACCGGCCCTGCAGTCGGAGCCCGTTGGAGCTTTCTCGACGGGAGCAGGGACCCATGGGGACGAGACGCGGGTGGCTGGGAGCGTTGCTGGCGTTGGTGTCGGGCTGCGGGCCGATGGAGCCAATGGAGAGGGAAGAGAGTCTGGACCCGGCAGCGCCCGCCGAATCGTCCGGCCTGGGCCACGCCGAGCTCGCGGCGACCACCACCACGCGCACCCTCACGGCGTACGCGGACACGATGGCGGACGCCACCCAGCCGGATACCGGCTTCGCCTCCGCGCAAACGCTCTACGCGGACGCCTCGCCACGGCGTCAGCCGTACCTGCGCTTCGTCCTGTCGGGCATCGAAGGGGTCATCACCTCCGCGAAGCTGCGGGTGTACGTGGTGGATGGCAGCAAGGACGGCCCTGATCCGCGGACGTCCGTCTTCCCGCCCGGCTTCGACACCTGGGTGTCCCAGGAGGAGCCCACGCGGCGCAACGCCAGCAGCACGGCGCTCACCTCGGACGGCGCCCCGGAGAGCGAGGCGTACCTGTCCTTCGACGTGTTGACGGGGAGTCGCACGGTGACGGGCGCGCGGTTGCGCGTCTTCTCGACGGGAGGGACGGGGAACGCGCCGGCCGTCCACGCGACGACGAACTGGAACGGCGGTGACTTTGACTGGACGAGCCGCCCGGTGGTGGACCCCACGCCGCTGGCGGACAAGGGCAGCGTGAGCAGCGGCACCTGGGTGGAGTACGACGTGAAGGCGGCCATCACCGGAGATGGCCGCTACGGCTTCGCGCTGCGGCCCCAGAGCACGGATGGGATGACCTTCACCTCCAACGAGGGCCCGTCGCACCAACGGCCGCAGCTCGTCCTCTCGTACGCGGATTCGACGTGCGCGTACCGGGGGCTCAGCCGGGTGGGGGGCACCGTGTCGGGCGTGACGCAGATTTCCGCGGGGGGCGACGAGCGGGTGATCTCCACGGCGGCGACCGACGACGGGGGATGGGTGGCGCTCGGCACGTACGTGTCCAATGGCAGCGCGTACCCCCCTTCGTTTGGTGAGGGCCCGTTGCCGGGCGCGCAGGGCCTCGCGGTGACGCGCTACCGCGCGGACGGCTCGGTGGTGTGGAGCGTGGGCCATGCCGGCCAGTACCTCCCGGCGAAACTCGCGGTGACGCCGATGGGTCAGGTGCTCGTGGTGGGCCGCTATTACGGCGCACCGGACCTGGGCACGGGCCCGTTGCCGCAAACCATGGCGACACGCCTCTTCGTGATGCGGCTGACCGCGGACGGGATGACGGAGTGGGTGAGGACCTTCGCCTCCACGGACAGCAGCAGCGGACAGTTGGGCGTGCTCGATCCCTCCGGCTTCACCTCGGACCCGGGAGGCGCGCCCATCGTCGCGGGCCGGTTCTCCGGTGAAGTGGATTTCGGCGGCGGGCCTCTGCGCTCGGACGATTCGGCGTCGCAGGCGACCATCGCCTTCTTCCTGGTGAAGTTCGCGGCGGACGGCTCGCATGCGTGGTCGCGGACCTTCGAGGCCTCCGATGCGTCGTCCCAACTGGAGGTGGCGGCGGACAGCGCGGGCAATCTCTACCTCAGCGGTTCGGCGCCGGGCGGCACGGAGCTGGCGCCGAGCGGCAGCGGGCCCACGCCCTTCGTGGCGCGGCTCACCGCCGAGGGCGAGCGGGTGTGGACGCGCGCCTGGACCGGCGCCAACGGCACCACCGTGGCGGTGGTCCCCTACAACGGTGACGTGTTCTTCAGCGGCACCTTCACGGGCGCCTTCACCTTCGCGGGCACGACGTCCACGCACGTGCCCACCGATTACAGCAGCACGCCGGACGACCTGTTCCTGGGGCGGTTGAGGGGGGATGGCGCCGACGTGTGGTTGAAGCACGTGGGCTCGCCGTATGGCGAGAGCGCCCAGGGGCTCGCGGTCACCCGCACCGGCACGGTCGTGCTGTGGGCGCGGACGAGCGGCCCGGTGAGCTTCGGGGGCGGCACGTTGCGTGGAGGCCCCGTCTACGCGGGCTACTCGACGGGCGGCACCCACCGCTGGTCACGCCACCTGCTCCTCACCGGGCAGCCCACCGCGCTCACGACGGGGGAGCTCCTGGTGGGCGCGACCCTGCAGGACACGACCCATGTGGACGGTGTGGACTACCTGCCCTTCGCCTGGCACGACACCTTCGTCACGAGCGACGCATTCTTCCTGCGGCTGCGGTGACGCGGAAGGGCGAAAGGACCGGCGCGTCTCAGGGCCAGTGATACAGGAAGGAAGCCCCGGGAACGAAGGCGGGAGTGTCCTGGCCCTGCAGTTGTGTTCCGGCGAGGACCCCCAGGTCCACGGACCACCGCGGCCCCATGAAGCGCGTGCCCGCCGTGGCGAAGGCGAACGCGTCGGCCATGGCCGGCACTGGTGAGATGGCGATCTCACCCGCGAAGCCCCAGTGCGCGCTGACGCGCAGGAAGCCTCCCACCATGGGCATCACCATCAAGCCTCCATTGTCATCCCGGGCCCAGACGTAGATGGGCTGGACCGTGAGGGAGAGGTTCGCGTCGGCCGTCCCATAGGTGAGGGTGCCGTAGAGGGCAGCGGCGTTGTGGAGCCCCAACGAGCCCGGGAGGTCGCTGTCATAGGAGCCGCCCTGCGCGCCGAACGCCAGGTGCAGCTTCTCGGTGAGCTGCGTACTCACCTTGATGCCCCCCATGAGGCTGAAGGCCGTGTCGGTGTACACCAACTGGAACAGGGAGGCCGTGGCCAGGTGGACGGACACGCGCTCGCTCAGGCCCACCTCCGCGACGGTGGCGAAGAACGCCTTCTGTCCGATGTAGCCCTCACCCGCATGCAGCGGCAGCGCCGTTGAACCCAGCAGTCCGCGCGAGCGGGTGGGGTTCTCGAACCAGCCTTCGGCGGTCTCGGCGCCCTGGGAGGACTCCCCGGCGCTGGCGGAGGCCACTGGAATGGCAAACGACAACATGAGCAGACAGATGAATCGTGGCATCATGGGGTCCCCGTCGAGGTGGCGAACCCCATACGCAACCACCATGCCAGGGTGGCTGTGCGCAGGACACGGGGGCCACCCCGGTCAGCGAAGTGCTGACAGGCGAGTCATGCCGCCACGGATTCCCAGCGACGTGTCATCCCCGCGGACCCAGCTCATTCTCCCGGTGTGGCTCCCCGCACCGTGCGGCGATTCACGTCAGGACAAGGGCGCGTCTAGATTGCGCGCCCATGCGCGGGTGCCTGGTTCTTCTTGCAGTGCTGGGGCTGCTGTCCGGATGCAGCCACTACGGTCTTCCTCCTCCCACCGCGGGCCATGGCCACCTGACGCTGGCGATGGAGGCCTACCTGCGGCACAAGGGCTCCTATCCGTATCTCCTCGAGGTGGAGAACTTCGGGGAGCCCTTTCCCCGTCTGGCTCAGAGCGCTGCTCCGGCCCTGGAGCTGGATGCCGGACAGGCAGCCCTCGTCTACTCCGAAGTCGTCCAGACCTTGAAGGGCAAGCCCACGGAAGGCGAGGTCGTCCGAGCCCTGGAGGACCTGCGGGCCGCGTGTGACGCGGGTCATGAGCCGGCATGCACGTACCTGGAGAAGGAGTTCCAGGCGCCCCAGCGCGGCGAGTACCCACTGCGGTACCCGAAGGTCGAGAAGCTCCCGGGCGGCGTCGAGTTCGCGGTGGTCGTCCTCCAATGCCATATCGCCGGGGATGGACGGATGCAGGGCTGTGATGTCATCGAGGATGGGACGCGCGAGTTCTCACGGAGCTTCATCGAGCAGCTGGGTGCGCATCCCTTCCGGCCCGCGACGCTCGCCGGGCACCGCTTCGCCTCGACGTACATGTTCGCCGTCACGTGCAGCAGGGGAGGGAATTACAAATACAAGCTGCCTCTGGATCAGAAGATGGGATGGGCCCGGCTGAGGGTGTCCCGGTTCCCGGAGAGCTCGTCGGCCTGGACCAACCTGGCCAAGCAGCTCGCCCTGCACGAACCCCAGGCTCCGGAGTATCCGGCGGTCTTTGAACGGGCGTACGCGCTGGCACCCCGGGCGCGGTGGTTCGCCACGGAGCACGCGTGGCGGCAGGTCCAGGCGGGGCAGTACGCGGCGGCCCTGACGGCCATCCGCCCCGCGCTGCATGACTCCGCGCAGCGGGAATACCCCAATCCCTACGTGCTGGAGACCGCCGCCGCCGCGCACTTCGGGCTGCATCAGTGTCCCGAGGCGCTGGCCGCGCAACGGCAGGCCGTGGACGAACTGCCCGGCGAGTGGCCCTCCCCTGAACGCGAGCGCTTCAAGCGCAGGCTCCATGAGTACGAAGCCACGTGTGGCGTCAGCGCACGATGAAGCGTGACAGCCAGTCCGCCGCGTCGCGCGTCGCCTCCTGCCAGTCCGCTTCTCGCATCATGTGGCCGGACTCCGGGAACTCGCGGTGCCGCAGCCGCTCCGGGGCCTGGGCGTAGAGGGGCTCCAACCGCGCGTGGAGCGCCTTCGCGGGGCCTGGAGGCACCACGTCGTCCCGCCCTCCAGTCTGGCTGAAGAGGGCCGTGGGGAAGAAGCGCTCCATGTGACGGTGCGGGCTGGCCGGCCTGGGCAGGCCCCACTCCGGTGAGCCGAGGAGCGGCACGGCGGCGCGCAGCCTCTGCTCCCGCACGAGCGCCGCGTAGGTGATGTAACCGCCCAGGGAGACACCGCCGATTCCCACACGAGCCGGGTCGGCGCCGTGCTCCCGCACCAGCGCATCGAGCAGGGCGGGCACCTCGCTCGCGGTGGACTCGACCACGTCGAGGAGCTCCTCCAGCCCGCGGGGATTCCCTTCAGCGAAGCGCGCGTCGAAGTCCGGGAAGCGGCGCTCGCCGTGCCCCACGGCGTCCACGCCCACCGCGAAGAGCCCCTGGTCCGCGAAGAGCCGCAGCTCGCGCTCGTGGACCTCCTTGCCCCCGCCCAGTCCGTGGAAGAAGAGGACCACGCCCCGGTGGAGTGCTTCCTGCCTCGACCCCTGGTGGACGCACAGCACGGGGGCTTGGGCCAGGACGAAGCGCGATGTGTGGAGGCTCATGGCCCGGGGCTTCTAGCGCATGGACCTTCATGTCTTCCAACGTGTGAAGCCCTGGCTTGAGTCGTTGGAGACACCGTGAGGACAGACGGACCGTGATTGCGGGTGCTATTGACCGTCTGAGATGGCTTGCTAGAACACGCGCCGTGGGTGTGGGGCGAACGCGGGGCCACCGGGTCCTCGTCGCCTCCGCCAGAGGGGGAACCATGCATCGTGGCATTGTACGCAAACACAGGGTCCGCACCCGCGTGAGCCTGCTGTCCGACCCATGCAAAGGGTTGGCCTTGTCTCACTGACGAAAATGTCGCCTGTCTGGATTGAAGACTTCGCGGGACTTCCTCTTCACCCCTGTTCATTCATGTCACCTCAAATGCCATTTCTTGCTTCGCCACCCGCATGGGGGCGGTTCCTGGTCGTCGTGTCCGCGGTGCTCATGCTGGCGGGCTGTCAGAAAGCGACCGCACCCTCCGAGCCCGATACCGAGGACATGGGCGCCGCGCGCCTCGTCGTCACCGTGCACCAGGGGGTGAGCACCTCCGACGTGCAGCGGGTGGACCTCACGGTGGATGGCCCGGGGCAGCCGGAGCTCACCGTGCAGCTCGCGCAGGACGGTTCGGTGTGGACGGTCCTCATGAGCCAGCTTCCCGCCGGCACCGGGCGCCGCTTCCGGGCCTTCGCATATGACGCGAACGCGAAGCTCCTCTACCGGGGCGAGGCGGCGGACGTCACCATCACCGCCAACCAGACGGTCCAGGTGAACATCCTGTTGCAGCAGGTGGACCCGCCTCCCGACTTCGAGAACGCCGGCCCTGTCATCACCTCGCTGGTGGTGTCGCGCTCGTCCGTGGAGCGGGGCGGCTTCGTGGACATGCGGGCCACCGCCGAGGACCCGAACGCCGGGGACGTGCTCACGTACGCGTGGACCGCGACGGCGGGCACCTTCAGCACCCCCTCGGCGCTGTCCTCGCGTTGGACGGCCCCCATGACGGAGGGCTCGCAGACGGTGACGCTGACGGTGGCGGATCCGCTGGGCGCGTCCACCGCGGTGAGCTTCCCCATCGTCGTGGAGGGTGAGGAGACGGGCGGGGCCGTGGTGTCCGGGCAGTTCAACTCCTGGCCGCAGGTGGTGTCGCTGTCCGGCTTCCCGACGCAGGTGGTCCCCCACCAGTCCGTTGGCGTGAGCGCCC
The sequence above is drawn from the Corallococcus sp. NCRR genome and encodes:
- a CDS encoding CBM96 family carbohydrate-binding protein, coding for MGTRRGWLGALLALVSGCGPMEPMEREESLDPAAPAESSGLGHAELAATTTTRTLTAYADTMADATQPDTGFASAQTLYADASPRRQPYLRFVLSGIEGVITSAKLRVYVVDGSKDGPDPRTSVFPPGFDTWVSQEEPTRRNASSTALTSDGAPESEAYLSFDVLTGSRTVTGARLRVFSTGGTGNAPAVHATTNWNGGDFDWTSRPVVDPTPLADKGSVSSGTWVEYDVKAAITGDGRYGFALRPQSTDGMTFTSNEGPSHQRPQLVLSYADSTCAYRGLSRVGGTVSGVTQISAGGDERVISTAATDDGGWVALGTYVSNGSAYPPSFGEGPLPGAQGLAVTRYRADGSVVWSVGHAGQYLPAKLAVTPMGQVLVVGRYYGAPDLGTGPLPQTMATRLFVMRLTADGMTEWVRTFASTDSSSGQLGVLDPSGFTSDPGGAPIVAGRFSGEVDFGGGPLRSDDSASQATIAFFLVKFAADGSHAWSRTFEASDASSQLEVAADSAGNLYLSGSAPGGTELAPSGSGPTPFVARLTAEGERVWTRAWTGANGTTVAVVPYNGDVFFSGTFTGAFTFAGTTSTHVPTDYSSTPDDLFLGRLRGDGADVWLKHVGSPYGESAQGLAVTRTGTVVLWARTSGPVSFGGGTLRGGPVYAGYSTGGTHRWSRHLLLTGQPTALTTGELLVGATLQDTTHVDGVDYLPFAWHDTFVTSDAFFLRLR
- a CDS encoding sugar phosphate isomerase/epimerase family protein — its product is MRSNTCDSKRGGCPGWLTPLLLLAFVGCAGSRREEPAEAPLGAFNFTLESRPVAAQVELLDSLGYSGVTQFWPGREAFDSFAHQPAVEAGRVRLPAVLFVLPFNTAWDREELNRILAALAPTRTALWLILSGPPDAKTAMVASVRDVVDLATAQGVNVVLYPHDGEAIETVEESLALMAAVDRPPLKTSLHLCHELRAGNRDRLEEVITAAAPQLALVSIHGAAREFDPNASTWSEVIQPLDQGDFDVGTDYLLPLRRAGYAGPVLLHTFGIEDAPEEHFRRSMQKWRELSDFVTDALMN
- a CDS encoding alpha/beta hydrolase family protein, with product MSLHTSRFVLAQAPVLCVHQGSRQEALHRGVVLFFHGLGGGKEVHERELRLFADQGLFAVGVDAVGHGERRFPDFDARFAEGNPRGLEELLDVVESTASEVPALLDALVREHGADPARVGIGGVSLGGYITYAALVREQRLRAAVPLLGSPEWGLPRPASPHRHMERFFPTALFSQTGGRDDVVPPGPAKALHARLEPLYAQAPERLRHREFPESGHMMREADWQEATRDAADWLSRFIVR